CTAATACTTTTAATTCCACATAAATATCATCATCAATTACAAAGTTTTTTCCTGATTTTATCTCAACTTTATATTTTTCATTATCCACTTGGAACTGTACAGTTTTTCTTTTTAAATTAACATCAACTGAGTAAATCTCTAAAAAATAAAATAGTCCTTTTATAGGTATATATATTTGATCATTTTCAAAGTCATATCTAGCCATAAAAAAATCATCTTTTAATGATTTACTTTTTATTTCAATGTATGCTTCATCTAGACCTACATCTTCTTGTGCAAATAAATTAGCTGAAGAAAACTGAAAAAAAATAGCTACCAATCCTACATAAGCTATTTTTATTATTTTCATTAGTTATACCTTACCTTTATTTTTAAATCTCCACTATACTTACCTGGTACTGCTTTTTTAGTATCTCTAACCTGTCCAAAAAAAGTTACTTTTTTTTCACCTCTTTCAGATAACCTTGTAGAATATTCTTCATTTCCTGTAGAATATAAGTCCGGACTTGATATCTCAACCTTTATACTACCTTTCCCCATTTTATTAAACATTTCAACTTCTCTTGGGTAGTTAATTATTACATTCCTATTCGGCTCTCCCTCTATGTTTAAATATCCATGATTTCCATGTGACGAAGATAGCATCTGCCCTTGTACTCCTATTCCTAAGTCCATTGGAGTTGTTGAAATTTTTAACGTCTTTACTATATCTAACTCCATTCTTACCTCTATCATAATTCTATCATAGCTAGAGCTATTTTTTCTTTTCCCTTTTAAGATTAATATAATCGGATACGATGTATATTTCCCACTTAATCTCGAGCTATTTCTCACTCCTACAACAGTTCTTACTCTTAAATTACAATTACCATTAAACCCTAAAATAACTTTATTATTCGTATCTATAGTTGCATCCAATGGCTCTATCCACATTTGCTTTATCTTTATTCGCGGTTCTAACATATGACCCTTCTTAAAAAAATCATTTCCAAAACTTTCAAATTCATAAATTAATTTGTCATAACCACCTAATCCTGTTATCTTAAAATTATTCGTTAAATAATCTATATTTTGATATCCCTCTCCTACAACTTCTCTTTTTTCAACTAGTCGTGACGTATCTGATTTCATATCTCCAAAAATTACTAAACGAAAAATTAATAGAAAAAACAACAAAACTTTTTTCAAAATATATCATCTCCCATTATTTCAGCAATATATTTGATTTCCCATTTTCTACAGCAATTTTTTCTCTATGTATCAATGGAATATACGGTATATTTTTAGATATTAAAAAAACAATTTTATCATATATTTTATCTCTATTTTCCTTTTCTTCTTCATCTTTTAAAATCTCTAAAAATGGTAAAGATGCATTATACATATCTTGATCACCTATATCATGCACCATTACTTTTCCCAAATTATAAATTAAATACTTTTCATCAAAAAGAACACTATATATAGCTATTTCATAATCTTGATTTTCTAACTTCATTAAGTAAGCCTCTTGTTGGTACGGCACTACTTCTACTAAAACCCCTTTTAATTCTAATTGTTTTTTCAAACTATTAGCAATTTTTATAGAAATATCGTCATTTAAAACAGTTATCTCTATTTTTTTATTTTTTACACTACTTTTATTTAAATCATCAATTGAAAAACTACTTTTTCTTACAATAGATAACTTTGACTCAAACAAACTTTCTGGAAAGAATGTACTTACAGATTTTTCTTTAAAAATATTTTTCAAAATTTCATCCTTATCGATAGCACTTTCTATAACTTGTCTATTTTTTTTATCTGTAAAAATTTTATTTTTATTTCCAAATATTATTGCAACTGTATCCAACTCTTTTGTCTTTTTTAATATTGCATTCTTATCAATAAGTCCTTCTTTTTGAAGTTCTTCTATTTGTTTTGGACTCAAATCTAAAACAACATCAACATCCTCATTAAAATATAAAAGTGCTCTTTTTCTATCACTTATCTCTGATAAAATCTCTATTTTAAAAGGACCTGGATTTTTCTTAAAATATTTATCATTCTTAGATAAAATAACCTCTTTACTTGTTATTTTATCCAATTTATATGGCCCAGTTCCATAAATAATTCCATTTTCATACTTAGTTATTGAACACATATAATAAGTCAACATTGATAAAAAAAGATTATTTTTTCCTCTTAACTTTATCTCTATTGTATTTATATCTATAATTTTTATATTTTGAATATCATTAAAAAAATCTTTAAAAACACCACTTTTTAACATCCTCTCAAAAGATTCTTTTACATCTTTTGCTGACATTTTATCCCCATTTTGAAAATAAACATCTTCTCTTAACTTAAGTTCTAAAACTCTGTCATCTTTCCATTCCCATTTTTCAACTAAATTTGGAACAACTTCACCTTTTTCATTATAATTAAATAATGTATCATAAAGATAGTCTACAACTCTCATTGAATACTGATCCTTCATTAAAATAGGATCTACAGTTGCTATTTTAACTGCTTGCACTATTTTTATTTCATCATTATTACTATTAATTATATTATCTTTATTTAAATCACTATACTCATTAAATGGTATCTCTTCTAAATAAGTTTCCACTTCTCCAAAAGTTAAGGTTATTGTCAGAGTAAATAAAATTAAGCATAAATATCTTTTCAAATTTTCACCTCTTAATATTATTTATTATTTTTTATTGCAGAATAGAATTCTGTTGCTAAATCTAACGACTCTTTATTTTCTTCATAAATCTTTTCAAATTCTTTATTATTTGCTACAAAAATATCAACTAGTTCTGGATCAAAACTTTTTCCTTTCTCATTTTCAATCATTGTTAAGGCTTCTAAATGAGACAGTGCACCTCTATGGAATTTCTTTTGTCTCAATGCATCATACACATCAACAACAGCTACAATTCTCGCTTCTAGCGGAATATTCTCTCCTTTCAATCCTAAAGGATAACCACTTCCATCCCATTTTTCATGGTGATATCTAACTATATTTTCAGCTACTTTTCCTAGTTTTAATTTTTTTACTAGATCATACCCTATATTTACATGTTCTTTCACTTTATTAAATTCATCTTTAGTTAATTTAGATGGTTTTTTCAAAATTTCTGATGGAATTGCAACTTTTCCTATATCATGCAAAGAAGAAAATCTTTTAATATTCTCTCTTGATTCTGTAGGAACATTTGCCTTTTCAGATAAAAGGGTTGAATACATCCCTAGTCTTTTCACATGATCTCCTGTATCTTCATCATTTAGTTGATTTGCCATCTCTAAAACTTCGATTAATGAAAAACTTAATTCTTCAGCTTTTTTTCTATTTTTTTCAGATTTAACTATTAATATTATTAAAATAAATATAAATATTACTACTGGTATTGATATTTTTAAAATTAATTTATAATTTTGAGTAACTATAGAATTTTTTAACAAATTATTATCTATAACTGTTTTATCAACAGTGAAACTTTCTAATATTGTTTCTATTAAATTTGATAACTCTTTTTGTTCTTTTGAAATTCCAAAACTAACTCCAAAAGAATCATTTAATATTCCAGCTACTTTAATTTTATCATCTAAAAAATTATTACTTATTACTCCCGTCAATATATTAAAATAACCTACTAAATATTCACCATCTTGACTTAATAACTTTTCTAATCCCTCTTCATAACTTTCAACTTCTATTATCTGACTATTTTTTAGTATATTTTTTAAATAAGTATAGCTATAATCCCCTTTTAATACTAATATTTTAGCTTTATCTAAATCTGAAATATTTTGTATAAACCCATCAGATTTTCTATTTGCCACTGATAATTTCATTTCATAGTATGGTTTTGTATAATTAATTTTACTTTTACCTTCACTATTTTCAATGGCTATTCCTTCCATATCATATTCTCCATTTTTTATAAAAACAAATGGCACCCCTATTATTTGCTCTAACTCTTTAGTTATATTAACTGTTAATCCTTGGTAAATACCCTTTTGTTCATAGTAAAAAGGTAACATAAATTTATCTTTTCCTAATTTCACTTTTATAGTTTTATAGCTTTCCTTTACTTTTTCATAACTTGGTGTATCTTTTAGTAAATACTTATAAAATTCTATTCTATTTTTTGATAATAATTTTTGAAAACTATCTCCTTCTATAGTGTCCATAGTTTCCTCTATCTCTTTATGAATATTTTTCAAATTTTTCTTAATTGCTATTTGTTCGTTATATCTAATATTCTCTAAAAGTTTATAATTTGTTTCTCCTGAATTTTTATCATACCAATCTTGTGCTATAAAAGCATCAACTTCTCCCTCTGAAAGTTTTTCTAATCCTTCGTCTAAGTTTTTCACTTCGATTTTTTCTAGATTTAAGTTGTTGTATCTTTCTTTAAACTCTTTTAATCCATGTTGATTTGGAATATATGCTACTTTCAAATTTTTTACATTTCCTAAGTTGGAAAGTGTGGAATTTTTATTAACAACAACTCCTACTCTATATATCATTGGAGTATCAAAATAATCATACACTCTCTTCCCATCAAGAGTTTCAATCGTTCTTAGTACAACGTCACTATCTTCACCATCTAAATTTATACTTATATTTTTATTTTTTAATACATCTGCAAAAATATCTATATAAACTCCTTGATATTCACCTTTCTCTAAATCTTTATACAAATACATATCTGTTGTATTTGATGGTATTGTTATATTAATGTTATCTTTTGAAAAAATACTACAACTTACTAACATTAAATATAATAATATTATTTTTTTCATTTTTTCCTCCATAAATAATTTTTTGCAAAAAAAAACTGCAATAATCACAAAGACTACTGCAGCTGGCTGCCATTTTAAAGACCCTATAGCTTTGCGTCATAGGGTTTCCCCTACTTTGCCTTATAAATAAAGATTTCTCTTTAATTATAATCAATCAAAACATTAAAGTCAACTTTTTATATCTATTTAGAATAGTTTGGAGCCTCTTTAGTTATAATAATATCGTGTGGATGACTCTCTTTTAATCCTGCTCCTGTAATTTTTACAAATTTTCCATGAACTTTTAAATCTTCAATTGTTGATGTTCCACAATATCCCATTCCAGCTCTCACTCCTCCACAAAGTTGGAAAACAACATCTTTCAAACTTCCCTTATACGAAACTCTTCCCTCTATTCCTTCAGGAACTAATTTTTTAGCATCATTTTGGAAATATCTATCTTTCGATCCTCTTTTCATTGCTGCCATTGAACCCATTCCTACATATACTTTATATCTTCTTCCCTCATATATCATCTCTTCTCCAGGGGCTTCAGTTGTTCCTGCTAATAATCCTCCTAACATTACACAATCTGCTCCTGCCGCTAAAGCTTTTACCATGTCTCCAGATAGTTTTATTCCACCATCTGCTATAACACCAATCCCTCTTGTTTTACAAACTTCATATACATCATTAACTGCTGATAATTGAGGAACACCTACTCCAGCTACAACTCTCGTTGTACAAATAGATCCTGGTCCTACTCCTACTTTAACAGCATTTACTCCAGCTTCTATTAAATCTAAAGCTGCTTCTGCAGTTACTATATTTCCACCAATTATGTTTAACTTAGGAAAATTTTCTCTAATCTCTTTTATTTTTTCCATAACACCTTTTGAATGACCATGTGCTGAATCTACAGTTATTATATCTACACCAGCTTCTACTAGAGCTTTTACTCTTTCTAAAGTATCTGCTCCAACACCAACTGCTCCACCAACTCTTAATCTTCCTTGAGAATCTTTACATGCAAATGGATACTCTACTAAATTATCAATATCTTTTATTGTTATTAGTCCTTTTAACTTTCCATTTTCGTCAACTATTGGTAATTTCTCTATTCTATTTTCTAATAATATATCTTTTGCTTCTTCTAATGTTGTTCCAACAGGTGCTGTTACTAAATTTTCTTTTGTCATTATGTCACTTACTAATTGATCCATATCTTTTCTATACTTCAAATCTCTATTTGTTATGATACCAATCAATGACCCATCTTCTTCAATTACTGGTAATCCTGATATTTTATATCTTCTCATTATCTCTTCAGCATGCCATACTGTAGAATCTTTAGTTAAAGTTACTGGATTTTTTATCATTCCGCTTTCATTTCTTTTTACTCTGTCTACTTCAGCAGCTTGATCTTCTATACTCATATTTTTATGTATAAATCCAATTCCACCTTGTCTTGCTAAAGCTATTGCTAAGTCTCCTTCTGTTACTGTATCCATCGCTGCACTTAAAACTGGAATATTCAATTCGATATCCTTTGTAAGTCTTGTTTTTAAACTCACTTCATGCGGTAATACCTCTGATCTCGCTGGAACTAATAGCACGTCATCAAAAGTTATTGCTTCTTTTATTATTTTTCCATTCATCATTTTCCTACTGCCTCCAATTATAATTTTCCAATTTTTAAATAAAGACCTGCACTTTTTTTTAGTACTGTGCAGGTCTTTTTTTATTTATTTTCGTTATTATAGCACATTTTTGAGCCTATGTCATTTCTAAAAAATAATTTTTTACAATTTATTTTTTTCACATCTAAATAAGCATTCTTTTTTGCTTCTTCCAAGGTATTTCCATAAGCTACCACAGATAATACTCTTCCACCATTTGTTTCAATTT
This genomic window from Cetobacterium somerae ATCC BAA-474 contains:
- a CDS encoding ABC transporter substrate-binding protein; amino-acid sequence: MKRYLCLILFTLTITLTFGEVETYLEEIPFNEYSDLNKDNIINSNNDEIKIVQAVKIATVDPILMKDQYSMRVVDYLYDTLFNYNEKGEVVPNLVEKWEWKDDRVLELKLREDVYFQNGDKMSAKDVKESFERMLKSGVFKDFFNDIQNIKIIDINTIEIKLRGKNNLFLSMLTYYMCSITKYENGIIYGTGPYKLDKITSKEVILSKNDKYFKKNPGPFKIEILSEISDRKRALLYFNEDVDVVLDLSPKQIEELQKEGLIDKNAILKKTKELDTVAIIFGNKNKIFTDKKNRQVIESAIDKDEILKNIFKEKSVSTFFPESLFESKLSIVRKSSFSIDDLNKSSVKNKKIEITVLNDDISIKIANSLKKQLELKGVLVEVVPYQQEAYLMKLENQDYEIAIYSVLFDEKYLIYNLGKVMVHDIGDQDMYNASLPFLEILKDEEEKENRDKIYDKIVFLISKNIPYIPLIHREKIAVENGKSNILLK
- a CDS encoding HD domain-containing phosphohydrolase — protein: MKKIILLYLMLVSCSIFSKDNINITIPSNTTDMYLYKDLEKGEYQGVYIDIFADVLKNKNISINLDGEDSDVVLRTIETLDGKRVYDYFDTPMIYRVGVVVNKNSTLSNLGNVKNLKVAYIPNQHGLKEFKERYNNLNLEKIEVKNLDEGLEKLSEGEVDAFIAQDWYDKNSGETNYKLLENIRYNEQIAIKKNLKNIHKEIEETMDTIEGDSFQKLLSKNRIEFYKYLLKDTPSYEKVKESYKTIKVKLGKDKFMLPFYYEQKGIYQGLTVNITKELEQIIGVPFVFIKNGEYDMEGIAIENSEGKSKINYTKPYYEMKLSVANRKSDGFIQNISDLDKAKILVLKGDYSYTYLKNILKNSQIIEVESYEEGLEKLLSQDGEYLVGYFNILTGVISNNFLDDKIKVAGILNDSFGVSFGISKEQKELSNLIETILESFTVDKTVIDNNLLKNSIVTQNYKLILKISIPVVIFIFILIILIVKSEKNRKKAEELSFSLIEVLEMANQLNDEDTGDHVKRLGMYSTLLSEKANVPTESRENIKRFSSLHDIGKVAIPSEILKKPSKLTKDEFNKVKEHVNIGYDLVKKLKLGKVAENIVRYHHEKWDGSGYPLGLKGENIPLEARIVAVVDVYDALRQKKFHRGALSHLEALTMIENEKGKSFDPELVDIFVANNKEFEKIYEENKESLDLATEFYSAIKNNK
- the guaB gene encoding IMP dehydrogenase, with the protein product MMNGKIIKEAITFDDVLLVPARSEVLPHEVSLKTRLTKDIELNIPVLSAAMDTVTEGDLAIALARQGGIGFIHKNMSIEDQAAEVDRVKRNESGMIKNPVTLTKDSTVWHAEEIMRRYKISGLPVIEEDGSLIGIITNRDLKYRKDMDQLVSDIMTKENLVTAPVGTTLEEAKDILLENRIEKLPIVDENGKLKGLITIKDIDNLVEYPFACKDSQGRLRVGGAVGVGADTLERVKALVEAGVDIITVDSAHGHSKGVMEKIKEIRENFPKLNIIGGNIVTAEAALDLIEAGVNAVKVGVGPGSICTTRVVAGVGVPQLSAVNDVYEVCKTRGIGVIADGGIKLSGDMVKALAAGADCVMLGGLLAGTTEAPGEEMIYEGRRYKVYVGMGSMAAMKRGSKDRYFQNDAKKLVPEGIEGRVSYKGSLKDVVFQLCGGVRAGMGYCGTSTIEDLKVHGKFVKITGAGLKESHPHDIIITKEAPNYSK